In a genomic window of Shouchella clausii:
- a CDS encoding NAD-dependent succinate-semialdehyde dehydrogenase, with product MKLFINGEWVSEGLDVFDVVNPATGDVVGSVPKGGAKEAKIAADSAYEALPAWAARSAYERSAILEGWHDLIAEQKEELAQLMTMEQGKQINEARGEITYANSFIKWYAEEGKRIYGETIPASSPDKRLFVVKQPVGVVAAITPWNFPAAMITRKVAPALAAGCTVLIKPASQTPLTALKLAELAEKAGLPTGVLHVVVGSTSDISKAWQEDERVRKLTFTGSTEIGRTLMSEAGQTVKKISLELGGHAPVLVFEDADIDHAVQETIASKFRNGGQTCVCANRIYVHESIAQAFITKMKQAVEQLKVGNGLNEETDIGPLIDEDAVDKVLTHIRDAKDKGAKVLTGGSSRDGLFIEPTVIAGVTDDMACMSEETFGPLAPISTFKTEEEVVKRANDTIYGLAAYLFTTNLSRGIRVAEKLDYGVVGLNDGGPSVAQAPFGGFKQSGVGREGGREGLEEFLESKYVSLKM from the coding sequence ATGAAACTTTTTATAAATGGCGAATGGGTCAGTGAAGGGTTGGATGTGTTTGACGTTGTTAATCCGGCTACTGGCGATGTTGTCGGCTCGGTGCCGAAAGGAGGAGCGAAGGAGGCAAAAATCGCAGCCGATAGCGCTTACGAGGCATTGCCGGCATGGGCAGCGCGTTCAGCTTATGAACGAAGCGCAATATTAGAGGGGTGGCACGATCTTATTGCTGAACAGAAAGAGGAACTAGCGCAATTAATGACAATGGAACAAGGCAAACAAATTAATGAAGCGCGAGGGGAAATCACCTATGCCAATTCATTTATAAAGTGGTATGCAGAAGAAGGCAAACGCATATACGGGGAAACCATTCCGGCTTCATCCCCTGATAAACGTTTATTTGTGGTAAAACAGCCTGTCGGTGTCGTCGCTGCGATTACACCGTGGAACTTCCCGGCCGCCATGATTACGCGGAAAGTGGCACCGGCGTTGGCAGCAGGCTGCACAGTGCTGATCAAGCCAGCATCGCAAACGCCACTAACTGCATTGAAGCTAGCAGAGCTTGCTGAAAAAGCAGGGTTGCCAACAGGCGTGCTCCACGTTGTTGTTGGTTCAACAAGTGACATCTCAAAAGCGTGGCAGGAAGACGAGCGTGTCCGCAAGTTGACGTTTACCGGCTCTACGGAAATTGGCCGCACTCTTATGAGTGAAGCGGGGCAAACCGTTAAGAAAATTTCTTTGGAGCTTGGCGGACATGCACCGGTCCTTGTGTTTGAAGACGCGGACATCGATCACGCTGTCCAAGAAACAATCGCCTCCAAATTCCGTAATGGCGGGCAGACGTGCGTATGCGCCAATCGGATTTACGTGCATGAATCCATTGCTCAAGCATTCATAACGAAAATGAAACAAGCAGTCGAGCAGTTGAAAGTGGGGAATGGGTTGAACGAGGAGACAGACATCGGCCCACTGATTGACGAAGATGCAGTTGATAAAGTCCTTACCCATATTCGAGATGCAAAAGACAAAGGGGCAAAAGTACTAACAGGAGGAAGCAGCAGAGACGGGCTGTTTATTGAACCAACTGTCATAGCAGGAGTAACCGACGACATGGCATGCATGTCAGAAGAAACGTTCGGCCCCCTTGCACCGATATCTACTTTTAAGACAGAAGAAGAAGTCGTCAAACGGGCAAACGATACGATTTACGGGCTTGCCGCCTACTTATTTACCACTAATCTAAGCCGCGGGATTCGAGTTGCAGAAAAGCTGGACTACGGTGTTGTCGGGTTAAACGACGGCGGCCCATCGGTTGCCCAGGCGCCGTTTGGTGGTTTCAAGCAAAGCGGAGTTGGCCGTGAGGGAGGACGTGAAGGGTTAGAAGAATTTCTTGAAAGCAAGTACGTCTCTTTAAAAATGTGA
- a CDS encoding flavin-containing monooxygenase, which yields MSSRTISSNKQASRGTDFNAVVVGAGFSGLYILHRLRETGLSVRVYEAGDDIGGTWYWNRYPGARCDIESIYYNYTFSEELLHEWTWSSRYADQPEILRYLNYVADKFDLRCDIQLGTKIIAANYDDQTHRWNIQTSNGTQVSAKYFITAVGCLSVPNMPKFKGLDTFQGEMYHTGRWPHEKVSFAGKRVGVIGTSSTGTQCIPIIAQEAEHLTVFQRTPQYISPAKNYSYDTEFIRETVENYQEIKERMRDSMHGVPFHARDQSALQDSPEVRQLVYEAAWEDGRLLSMLYSYNDLLVNAKANETIKIRQIVRDPEVAKKLMPSFYYATKRPVIDNHYFETFNRDNVSLVDVRSAPIEEITSTGIRTVEAMYELDMIVCATGFDAMTGPLFKMDIRGKSGISLKEKWEEGARLRTYLGIAVADFPNLFMITGPQSPSVIGNMLVSIEQHVEWISDCIEYLRSNGIEALEATVEAEEGWSKHCQEIADSTLVTKTDSWYMGRTS from the coding sequence TTGAGTAGCCGTACAATTTCATCAAATAAACAAGCAAGCCGAGGCACTGACTTTAATGCGGTTGTTGTCGGTGCAGGGTTTTCGGGTTTGTATATACTTCATCGTTTACGTGAAACTGGTTTATCCGTCCGGGTTTATGAAGCTGGTGACGATATCGGGGGCACGTGGTACTGGAATCGTTATCCCGGAGCCCGTTGCGACATTGAAAGCATCTATTATAACTACACGTTTTCCGAAGAACTGCTTCATGAGTGGACATGGTCATCAAGGTATGCAGATCAGCCGGAAATCTTACGTTATCTCAACTATGTCGCGGATAAGTTCGATCTGCGCTGTGATATCCAATTAGGGACGAAGATTATCGCAGCCAATTATGATGATCAAACCCATAGATGGAATATCCAAACTAGCAATGGCACGCAGGTGTCGGCAAAATACTTCATCACAGCGGTAGGCTGTCTATCTGTACCAAACATGCCGAAATTCAAGGGCCTAGACACTTTCCAAGGCGAGATGTACCATACCGGACGTTGGCCGCATGAGAAGGTAAGCTTTGCAGGTAAGCGGGTCGGCGTGATTGGGACAAGTTCGACAGGCACCCAATGTATCCCGATTATTGCCCAAGAGGCGGAGCATCTTACCGTTTTTCAACGCACACCGCAGTACATCTCTCCAGCCAAAAATTATTCCTACGATACGGAGTTCATACGGGAAACCGTAGAAAACTACCAGGAAATTAAGGAACGGATGCGTGACTCTATGCACGGTGTACCTTTCCACGCTCGTGATCAGTCGGCGCTGCAAGATTCGCCAGAAGTACGCCAGCTTGTATATGAGGCAGCGTGGGAGGATGGCAGGCTTTTATCGATGTTGTACAGCTATAACGATTTGCTTGTTAATGCAAAAGCGAATGAAACAATCAAGATACGTCAAATTGTACGGGATCCTGAAGTAGCAAAGAAACTAATGCCGTCGTTCTATTACGCAACGAAACGACCGGTTATAGACAACCATTACTTTGAAACCTTTAACCGTGACAATGTCTCTTTAGTTGATGTCAGGTCAGCCCCAATTGAAGAGATTACCTCAACGGGGATTCGGACAGTGGAAGCAATGTATGAATTGGACATGATTGTATGTGCAACTGGATTTGATGCCATGACAGGGCCCTTATTCAAAATGGATATCCGCGGTAAGTCTGGAATCTCGTTAAAGGAAAAATGGGAAGAGGGAGCAAGATTAAGGACATACCTTGGAATCGCAGTCGCTGATTTTCCTAATCTTTTTATGATTACAGGCCCTCAGAGTCCTTCTGTGATAGGCAATATGTTGGTTTCCATTGAGCAGCACGTTGAATGGATTTCCGATTGTATTGAATATCTTCGCAGTAACGGTATTGAAGCCTTGGAAGCAACGGTGGAAGCGGAAGAAGGTTGGAGCAAGCATTGTCAGGAAATTGCTGATTCTACGTTGGTAACAAAGACGGACTCCTGGTACATGGGGCGAACATCGTAG
- a CDS encoding sucrose-specific PTS transporter subunit IIBC, giving the protein MGSEKEYKKIAQDVIKGLGGKENIISMAHCATRLRLIVKDREIIDDDFIENVDKAKGVFFTSGQYQIIFGTGTVNRVYEAMIGEDVSSTSKAELKEKASEQDDHFFKRMIRVFGDVFVPIIPALVATGLFMGVRGLITQPAILAWFGLTPDSISDNFLVFTQILTDTAFGFLPVLVCWSTFRVFGGSPLLGIVLGLMLVSPSLPTSWDVAQNVQEPLMFLGFIKVAGYQGSVLPAFIIGIVGALLEKRIRKLVPAALDLILTPFLTLLIALMLGLFVLGPVFHEVEILILSAVTWILQLPFGIGGFIYGGINQFIVVTGLHHALNLIEIQMLSDTGWNMVNAISSGSIAAQAGAALAVGLKAKSLKTKSIAYPSSLSALLGITEPAIFGVNIRYGKPFLMGLIGGAVAGFFARILDVQATGMSITVIPGMLLYLNAQIIPYIAVCVIGFGVAFALTWMVGFKEKTNLK; this is encoded by the coding sequence ATGGGGTCTGAAAAGGAATATAAAAAAATTGCTCAGGATGTAATTAAAGGGCTTGGTGGAAAAGAAAATATTATATCGATGGCACACTGTGCCACACGTCTTAGACTGATTGTCAAGGATCGGGAAATCATTGATGATGACTTTATTGAGAACGTGGACAAGGCTAAAGGGGTCTTTTTTACTTCCGGGCAATATCAAATCATTTTTGGAACCGGTACCGTCAATAGGGTATATGAAGCGATGATTGGAGAGGACGTCTCTTCTACTTCCAAAGCGGAATTGAAAGAGAAAGCTTCTGAGCAAGATGATCATTTCTTTAAACGAATGATCCGGGTGTTCGGGGACGTATTCGTACCGATTATCCCGGCATTGGTCGCTACTGGATTATTCATGGGTGTCAGAGGCCTTATTACGCAGCCTGCCATCCTCGCATGGTTTGGACTTACTCCAGACAGCATTTCCGACAATTTTTTAGTGTTCACGCAAATTTTGACAGACACTGCTTTTGGTTTCTTGCCTGTGCTCGTATGTTGGTCAACCTTCCGGGTATTTGGCGGATCACCGCTGCTTGGGATTGTGCTCGGCTTGATGCTCGTCAGCCCTTCCCTGCCAACGTCCTGGGATGTCGCCCAGAATGTCCAGGAACCGCTAATGTTCCTTGGATTTATTAAAGTAGCCGGTTATCAGGGATCGGTGTTGCCTGCGTTTATTATCGGTATAGTTGGTGCGTTGCTAGAGAAAAGAATCCGCAAACTCGTTCCCGCTGCGTTAGATTTAATTTTGACGCCATTTTTAACATTGCTGATCGCCCTAATGCTAGGACTGTTTGTGCTCGGTCCGGTGTTCCATGAAGTAGAGATTTTAATCTTGTCAGCAGTTACATGGATTCTGCAGTTGCCATTCGGAATTGGCGGCTTCATCTATGGTGGCATTAATCAATTTATCGTTGTGACTGGTCTCCATCATGCCTTAAACTTGATCGAAATTCAAATGCTAAGTGACACTGGCTGGAATATGGTCAATGCGATCAGCTCTGGTTCAATTGCTGCACAAGCGGGAGCCGCGCTAGCTGTTGGCTTGAAGGCGAAAAGCCTCAAAACGAAGTCAATTGCTTATCCTTCTTCTCTGTCTGCGCTGCTAGGCATTACGGAGCCGGCTATTTTCGGTGTGAACATCCGTTACGGCAAGCCGTTTCTGATGGGCTTGATTGGTGGCGCCGTCGCTGGATTCTTTGCCCGGATCCTCGATGTCCAGGCAACAGGCATGTCGATTACAGTCATTCCAGGTATGCTGCTGTACTTAAATGCGCAAATCATCCCGTACATTGCGGTCTGCGTCATTGGATTTGGGGTAGCGTTCGCCCTTACATGGATGGTTGGCTTTAAAGAGAAAACAAATCTGAAATAA
- a CDS encoding carbon starvation CstA family protein — protein sequence MNFVTLMLICGALLIVAYFTYGKFLERRLKIDGERKTPAHTFYDGKEYIPTKTPVLLGHHFTTIAGGGPITGPIAAIVFGWLPAVLWIMIGSIFVGGTHDYASLQASIRHKAKSIGEVIKEHMGKRGQLMFLAFSIATLILIIGVFIILVANTFVSFPGAATASLLFIAVAMGFGVLVNQVRIHLALATLFGVIAMALSIWVGLNFPITLSATAWSLILIVYAYLASVLPVWFLLQPRDYLNSFLLYFLIGGAFLGLLIARPTIQMPAFTGFYNDTLGFLFPILFITIACGAISGFHSLVSSGTTSKQLNNEKNGRFVAYGSMLIEAFVAIIAIGSVAYLTLDQFNALMAELNDPISVFSVGIGHFMNTWGLPVAAGVTFTALAASAFLMTTLDSATRLMRYAVTELGESINVRLLHNKHTATILGLIGATILALSGTWQSVWPLFGAANQMLGALALLAITLWLVKTKSKALFVIIPMVFMFIVTTSALLVMMHSNFLAGDYLLVVASFILFVMCVFLGIEGARSVAKPKNKQKPTDLNRVGGGD from the coding sequence ATGAATTTTGTAACACTTATGCTTATTTGCGGTGCCTTGTTAATTGTCGCCTATTTTACTTATGGAAAATTCCTGGAGCGTCGTTTAAAAATTGACGGAGAGCGGAAAACGCCTGCACATACGTTTTATGATGGGAAGGAATACATTCCGACGAAAACACCTGTACTGCTTGGCCACCATTTCACGACAATTGCAGGCGGCGGTCCGATTACTGGGCCAATTGCCGCGATTGTGTTCGGCTGGCTGCCTGCCGTTCTGTGGATTATGATAGGCAGCATTTTTGTAGGTGGCACCCATGATTATGCATCTTTGCAAGCTTCCATTCGCCATAAAGCTAAGTCGATCGGCGAAGTCATTAAAGAGCATATGGGAAAGCGTGGGCAGTTAATGTTCTTAGCTTTTTCGATAGCGACGTTAATTTTGATCATTGGCGTCTTTATCATTCTAGTTGCAAATACGTTTGTGTCGTTTCCAGGCGCGGCCACTGCTTCCCTTTTGTTTATTGCCGTCGCGATGGGTTTCGGCGTTCTTGTCAACCAAGTGCGTATCCATTTAGCACTCGCGACGTTGTTTGGCGTCATCGCTATGGCGCTATCAATATGGGTTGGCCTAAACTTTCCAATCACCCTTAGTGCTACTGCTTGGTCGCTCATTTTAATCGTATATGCCTATTTGGCGTCCGTGTTGCCTGTTTGGTTTTTGCTGCAACCTCGTGATTACTTAAATTCATTTTTGCTTTATTTTCTAATTGGTGGCGCTTTTTTAGGCTTGTTGATCGCTAGGCCTACTATTCAAATGCCTGCCTTTACCGGATTTTATAATGACACGCTCGGCTTTTTGTTTCCAATTTTGTTTATTACGATTGCCTGTGGGGCCATTTCTGGCTTCCATTCACTTGTTTCCTCAGGAACGACGTCCAAACAGCTGAATAACGAAAAAAATGGCCGCTTTGTTGCTTATGGTTCGATGCTGATCGAGGCATTTGTCGCCATCATCGCGATTGGTTCCGTTGCTTATTTAACACTTGACCAATTTAATGCGCTTATGGCCGAACTGAATGATCCGATTAGTGTGTTTTCCGTCGGCATCGGCCACTTTATGAACACGTGGGGATTGCCTGTGGCAGCTGGTGTTACGTTTACTGCACTCGCCGCATCGGCATTCTTAATGACAACACTTGATTCGGCCACGCGGCTCATGCGTTACGCCGTTACGGAACTAGGCGAAAGCATCAACGTACGGTTGCTTCATAACAAGCATACGGCCACCATTCTCGGCCTAATAGGAGCAACGATACTGGCCCTTTCCGGTACATGGCAAAGCGTATGGCCGCTATTTGGCGCCGCCAACCAAATGCTCGGGGCATTGGCGCTCCTTGCCATTACCTTATGGCTAGTGAAAACAAAATCGAAAGCATTGTTTGTGATTATCCCTATGGTGTTTATGTTTATTGTCACCACATCAGCGCTTCTCGTTATGATGCATTCCAATTTTCTTGCCGGTGATTACTTACTCGTTGTTGCTTCCTTCATCCTATTTGTCATGTGCGTATTCCTCGGCATCGAGGGGGCCCGCAGTGTGGCAAAGCCTAAAAACAAGCAAAAACCCACTGATTTAAATAGAGTAGGAGGGGGCGACTAA
- the metE gene encoding 5-methyltetrahydropteroyltriglutamate--homocysteine S-methyltransferase: MSKVRSSSLGYPRIGGQREWKKNLEAFWAGKRSKAAFLQEQKSLRLSYLQKQQQLGLDLIPVGDFSNYDHVLDTAVAFGIVPERFTYDGGKVEEETYFAIARGSDDAVAAEMTKWFNTNYHYIVPELTASREPALVDNRWLRLYKEAKSELGINGKPVILGPVSFVKLAKQYGNKSFSEHVKTLVPLYGQVLAELAQAGAPLIQVDEPILAGDVTEAEWAVVEETYQSLAKLAPNAKLLLQTYFESVDDYNRFIQLPVAGLGFDFVAGKEETLQNLRLNGFPNDKLLALGVIDGRNIWRTDLTAVYAELEELLQGVERERLILQPSSSLLHVPVTVQSEENIADELKEAIAFADEKISEIVSLAKVVNGQEPATLLEASKHALARLNASQARNNQSVQQEVAQISNEDPSRGLDAPARAKLQAAKLKLPLLPTTTIGSFPQTKEIRKKRLDWRKGKLDSAGYETFINAEIDRWIAIQEQLGLDVLVHGEFERTDMVEFFGEKLGGFQFTTYGWVQSYGSRCVKPPIIYGDVYFKQPMTVKETVYAQSNTDKPVKGMLTGPVTIYNWSFPRADITEGEAVNQIALALRKEVLALEKHGIGVIQVDEPALREGLPLKRAKWQSYLDQSVTAFQLTVNQVKPETQIHTHMCYSDFQDIIEAIDGLDADVISIEMSRSHGELISSFEDYTYNKGIGLGVYDIHSPRVPAKEEIARNIERALNVLHPKQFWVNPDCGLKTRQEPETVAALKVMVEAAKEARQTLATKTS; this comes from the coding sequence TTGAGCAAAGTGAGAAGTTCATCATTAGGGTATCCGCGGATTGGCGGCCAGCGAGAATGGAAAAAAAATCTTGAGGCGTTTTGGGCAGGAAAGCGCTCAAAAGCTGCTTTTTTGCAGGAACAGAAATCGTTAAGGCTATCTTATTTGCAAAAACAGCAACAGCTCGGCCTTGATCTCATTCCAGTAGGCGATTTTAGTAATTATGACCATGTGCTAGACACGGCTGTTGCTTTTGGCATTGTGCCGGAAAGATTTACGTATGATGGCGGAAAAGTGGAAGAGGAAACGTATTTTGCAATTGCCCGGGGAAGCGATGATGCTGTCGCAGCCGAAATGACAAAGTGGTTCAACACCAACTACCACTATATTGTCCCAGAGTTAACAGCTAGCAGAGAACCAGCTCTTGTCGATAACCGCTGGCTGCGTTTGTACAAAGAGGCGAAAAGTGAGCTTGGCATTAACGGCAAACCGGTAATTCTTGGCCCAGTCAGTTTTGTGAAACTAGCAAAACAATATGGAAATAAATCCTTCTCCGAGCATGTGAAGACACTTGTGCCTTTGTACGGACAAGTACTGGCTGAATTGGCACAAGCAGGCGCGCCATTGATTCAAGTAGATGAACCGATTTTGGCTGGCGATGTGACCGAAGCAGAGTGGGCTGTCGTTGAGGAAACGTATCAGTCATTAGCGAAACTAGCGCCAAACGCCAAGCTTTTGCTGCAAACCTATTTTGAGAGCGTCGATGACTATAACCGCTTTATACAGCTGCCAGTTGCGGGGCTAGGATTTGACTTTGTAGCTGGAAAAGAAGAAACATTGCAAAATCTTCGTCTAAACGGATTTCCAAACGATAAGCTGTTAGCACTTGGCGTCATTGACGGACGTAATATTTGGCGGACGGACCTTACAGCTGTATATGCCGAACTAGAGGAACTGTTACAAGGAGTCGAACGGGAAAGGCTCATCCTCCAGCCGTCATCTAGCCTATTGCATGTGCCAGTAACAGTGCAATCAGAAGAGAACATTGCAGATGAACTAAAAGAAGCGATTGCATTTGCGGATGAAAAAATAAGCGAAATCGTTTCATTGGCGAAAGTGGTCAACGGTCAAGAGCCGGCTACGTTATTAGAAGCGAGCAAACACGCGTTAGCGCGATTAAATGCTTCACAGGCCCGAAACAATCAATCGGTCCAACAAGAAGTAGCGCAAATCAGCAACGAGGACCCATCCCGTGGCCTAGATGCTCCTGCACGGGCCAAGTTGCAAGCGGCCAAACTGAAACTGCCGCTATTGCCGACGACGACGATTGGCAGTTTTCCACAAACAAAAGAGATCCGTAAAAAACGGTTAGACTGGCGCAAAGGAAAATTGGACAGTGCTGGCTATGAAACATTCATTAACGCCGAGATAGACCGCTGGATCGCTATCCAAGAACAGCTCGGGCTCGACGTCCTTGTCCATGGCGAGTTTGAACGGACAGACATGGTTGAATTCTTTGGCGAAAAGCTTGGCGGCTTCCAGTTTACTACGTATGGCTGGGTTCAATCTTATGGGTCCCGTTGTGTCAAGCCGCCGATTATTTACGGAGATGTTTACTTTAAACAACCAATGACCGTAAAAGAAACGGTTTATGCCCAATCCAACACAGACAAACCTGTTAAGGGGATGCTAACTGGCCCAGTCACGATTTACAATTGGTCGTTTCCAAGGGCTGATATTACCGAAGGCGAGGCGGTTAATCAAATTGCTCTCGCTTTGCGCAAAGAAGTCCTTGCCCTTGAAAAACATGGGATTGGCGTCATTCAAGTAGATGAACCTGCTTTGCGGGAAGGATTGCCGCTTAAGCGCGCGAAATGGCAAAGCTATCTTGACCAATCGGTAACGGCCTTCCAGTTGACGGTCAACCAAGTAAAGCCAGAAACGCAAATCCATACGCATATGTGTTATTCTGATTTCCAAGATATTATCGAAGCGATTGACGGGCTTGACGCAGATGTCATTTCAATCGAAATGTCCCGGAGCCATGGCGAACTAATTTCATCATTCGAAGATTACACGTATAACAAAGGCATTGGCCTCGGTGTGTATGACATTCACAGCCCCCGCGTCCCAGCTAAAGAAGAAATTGCCCGTAACATTGAGCGTGCGTTGAATGTCTTACATCCAAAGCAATTTTGGGTCAACCCGGACTGCGGTTTAAAAACACGGCAAGAACCAGAAACAGTGGCTGCATTAAAAGTGATGGTGGAGGCAGCGAAGGAAGCGCGGCAAACACTTGCGACGAAGACGAGTTAA
- the bglX gene encoding beta-glucosidase BglX gives MQNKQLLEKLGSLTIEEKIGQLVQLTGDFFEGDLDTVVTGPLKKLGLHQNYNVYNTGSILNVTDPDKIIRLQTDYLEKSNHKIPLLFMADIIYGYRTIFPIPLAQACSWNFECIEHAASIAARECYEEGVHVTFSPMVDIVRDPRWGRVMESSGEDTLLAKKYAESMVHGIQGRQGESSIPADKIAACVKHFAAYGAPVAGREYNAVDMSEHMLREYYLPGYQAAIDAGVKLVMTAFNTLNGIPATGNEWLNRDLLRQEMKFDGVLISDYAAVEELIMHGYAEDEAAAAKLALVAGVDIDMKTAVYANQLENVINGNEELQQLLDDAVYRVLKLKNDLGLFEDPFRGLKDSRQLPATCILSDEHKTAARSLAEQSIVLLKNEQELLPLSKQAKIALIGPYAEETSTLGMWAIKGDERDTVNLKTGMLKHVDPEQISVCKGSHLLPDEERDALGKYVDKLPVETVDEDVLLQEAIRKASEADVVILALGESIYQSGEGGSRTNPTLPEPQLKLLHEVSQLNKKLVVIVYSGRPLILTEVAAQADALIQAWYPGTMGGEALANILYGTANPSGKLAMTFPRSVGQIPVYYNELKTGRPDLPENGFYRFASRYIDEANEPLYPFGYGKSYTTFDYSLLSVSRQEMSADESVDIEVSVTNTGKYDGKETVQLYIRDQFASVARPIKMLADFKQIFLRSGETGTVQFSISEDMLKFYGTSMKYESEPGDFEVYIGTSSQETPLTFTFALRAGEHDE, from the coding sequence ATGCAAAATAAACAGCTGCTTGAGAAATTGGGCAGTCTTACTATTGAAGAGAAAATCGGCCAGCTTGTTCAGCTGACTGGTGATTTTTTTGAAGGAGATCTAGATACGGTTGTCACAGGACCGCTTAAAAAACTGGGGCTGCACCAAAATTATAATGTGTATAACACCGGTTCGATCCTCAACGTGACCGATCCTGATAAAATTATTCGGCTGCAAACCGATTATCTCGAAAAATCGAATCATAAAATCCCATTGCTGTTCATGGCGGATATCATCTACGGCTATCGGACGATCTTTCCGATTCCCCTCGCCCAAGCGTGCAGCTGGAACTTTGAGTGTATTGAGCACGCGGCATCGATTGCTGCCCGGGAATGTTATGAGGAAGGTGTACACGTAACATTCTCCCCTATGGTCGATATCGTCAGAGATCCTCGCTGGGGCCGGGTAATGGAGTCGTCCGGTGAGGACACGCTGTTGGCCAAGAAGTATGCAGAAAGCATGGTGCACGGCATTCAGGGCCGACAAGGGGAAAGCAGCATTCCTGCCGACAAAATTGCTGCTTGTGTCAAACACTTTGCCGCCTATGGCGCACCTGTAGCCGGACGGGAGTATAACGCCGTAGATATGTCGGAGCATATGCTTAGGGAATATTATTTGCCTGGCTATCAGGCTGCAATCGATGCAGGAGTCAAGCTCGTCATGACTGCCTTTAATACGCTGAACGGCATTCCCGCCACAGGCAACGAATGGCTGAACCGGGATCTGCTCAGGCAGGAAATGAAGTTTGACGGAGTCCTGATCTCAGACTATGCAGCTGTGGAAGAACTGATCATGCATGGTTATGCGGAAGATGAAGCAGCAGCCGCCAAGCTCGCTTTGGTGGCCGGTGTTGATATCGATATGAAGACAGCCGTTTACGCCAATCAGTTGGAGAACGTAATAAACGGTAATGAGGAATTGCAGCAGCTTCTCGATGACGCTGTGTACCGCGTCTTAAAGCTGAAGAACGACTTAGGACTGTTTGAGGACCCATTCCGCGGTTTAAAGGACAGCCGTCAGTTGCCGGCAACGTGCATCTTGTCAGACGAACATAAGACGGCCGCCCGGTCTTTGGCAGAGCAATCCATCGTTCTGTTAAAGAATGAGCAAGAACTGCTGCCGTTGTCGAAACAGGCAAAGATCGCTTTAATTGGTCCGTACGCAGAGGAAACTTCCACCCTCGGTATGTGGGCGATTAAGGGGGATGAAAGGGATACGGTGAATTTGAAAACAGGAATGCTCAAGCATGTGGATCCTGAGCAAATTTCCGTATGCAAGGGTTCACACCTCCTGCCTGATGAGGAAAGGGATGCGCTTGGCAAGTATGTAGACAAACTGCCTGTTGAAACGGTTGACGAGGATGTTTTGCTCCAGGAAGCAATTCGTAAGGCTAGCGAAGCAGATGTTGTGATTCTCGCGTTGGGAGAGAGCATCTACCAAAGCGGAGAAGGCGGTTCGCGCACGAATCCTACATTGCCAGAGCCGCAACTGAAGTTGCTCCACGAAGTCAGTCAACTGAACAAAAAACTTGTTGTGATTGTGTACAGCGGCCGGCCGTTAATTTTAACCGAAGTAGCCGCCCAAGCTGATGCCCTCATCCAGGCCTGGTACCCGGGAACAATGGGCGGGGAAGCGCTGGCCAATATCCTATACGGAACAGCCAATCCGTCAGGGAAGCTGGCGATGACATTTCCCCGCAGTGTTGGCCAAATTCCGGTTTATTACAACGAGCTTAAAACAGGAAGGCCAGACTTGCCTGAAAATGGTTTTTACCGTTTTGCCTCACGGTATATTGATGAAGCGAATGAACCGCTATATCCGTTCGGGTACGGAAAATCCTACACAACGTTTGACTACAGCCTACTGTCCGTCAGCCGCCAGGAAATGAGCGCCGATGAGTCAGTCGACATCGAGGTATCCGTTACCAACACCGGAAAGTATGATGGGAAGGAAACGGTCCAGCTGTACATCCGCGACCAATTCGCCAGTGTAGCCAGACCAATAAAAATGTTGGCCGATTTCAAGCAGATTTTTTTGCGGAGCGGCGAAACGGGGACTGTCCAGTTTTCGATTTCGGAAGACATGCTTAAATTTTATGGAACGAGTATGAAGTACGAGAGCGAGCCAGGGGATTTTGAGGTTTATATCGGCACGAGCTCACAGGAAACGCCGCTGACGTTTACCTTCGCTCTACGGGCGGGGGAACATGATGAGTAA